A stretch of the Deltaproteobacteria bacterium genome encodes the following:
- a CDS encoding serine hydrolase, protein MDFSPVDQELVAAVEREVFPGAVVLVRSAGEIVYRRAVGFRSVDPQLSQLSEQTSFDLASLTKPLATTVAVMVLVKEKILRLDDRVTRFFPNFGVQGKSHITFRHLLSHSSGLPAWRPYYREIATRETRDGKVGFLGTRSARDFVYTQLHREKLEAVPGERAVYSDLGFMLLGATIEELTSVGLDQYCQEKIYQPLGLSSLSFINLETVRRRKLQPVIEHYAPTERCPWRQRVLCAEVHDDNCYAMGGVAGHAGLFGTVDDVDRLVTMLIACYHGKHPFLPQQLVQEFWTRAAIVPGSTWCLGWDSPSAQNSSAGEYFSSHSVGHLGFTGTSLWIDLDQQVHVIILSNRVHPRRDNDKIQAFRPALHNAVMRGIRGKSH, encoded by the coding sequence ATGGACTTCTCTCCTGTTGATCAGGAACTGGTGGCAGCCGTTGAGCGGGAGGTTTTTCCCGGAGCCGTGGTACTTGTCAGGTCCGCTGGAGAAATCGTCTACCGTCGAGCCGTTGGTTTTCGTAGTGTCGACCCGCAGTTATCGCAGCTGAGCGAACAGACAAGCTTTGACCTAGCGTCATTGACGAAGCCGTTAGCGACCACCGTTGCCGTGATGGTATTGGTGAAGGAAAAGATCCTGCGATTGGATGATCGCGTGACCCGATTTTTCCCAAATTTCGGAGTGCAAGGGAAGTCGCATATCACCTTTCGTCACTTGTTGTCCCATTCCTCCGGCCTACCGGCGTGGCGGCCATATTATCGTGAAATCGCTACCCGAGAGACGCGCGACGGCAAAGTTGGCTTCCTGGGGACACGAAGCGCGCGGGACTTTGTTTATACCCAACTCCACCGAGAAAAATTGGAGGCTGTGCCAGGGGAACGCGCGGTGTACAGCGATCTTGGTTTTATGTTGCTCGGGGCAACGATTGAAGAACTGACCAGCGTGGGGTTGGATCAATACTGCCAAGAGAAGATCTATCAACCGCTTGGGCTCTCGTCTCTCTCATTCATCAATCTCGAAACTGTGCGGCGACGCAAGTTACAGCCTGTGATAGAACACTATGCCCCGACAGAACGGTGCCCCTGGCGCCAGCGCGTCCTGTGCGCGGAAGTGCACGACGACAACTGTTATGCCATGGGAGGAGTGGCTGGGCATGCCGGACTCTTTGGTACGGTGGATGATGTTGATCGGCTCGTGACTATGTTAATCGCCTGCTACCACGGGAAGCATCCCTTTCTTCCGCAACAGCTTGTGCAGGAGTTCTGGACGCGAGCCGCGATTGTCCCTGGCTCGACTTGGTGCCTTGGATGGGATTCTCCGTCAGCGCAAAATTCGAGCGCTGGAGAGTATTTTTCCTCACATTCTGTTGGACATTTGGGCTTTACTGGCACGTCTCTGTGGATCGATCTTGACCAGCAGGTGCATGTCATCATTCTCAGTAATCGAGTGCACCCTCGCCGTGATAATGACAAAATTCAAGCGTTTCGTCCGGCCCTGCATAATGCGGTCATGCGGGGGATACGGGGGAAAAGTCATTAG